In one window of Mesorhizobium sp. B2-1-1 DNA:
- a CDS encoding S1C family serine protease: MPINPNRRSVVAVRATIPDDAFTAGALGTLREGSGVVIRDNGLVLTIGYLITEAEEVWLTTHDGRVVPAHALAYDQESGFGLVQALAPLGLPAVALGDAGRARIGDSVVLADGIGQSVQARIVTKQEFAGYWEYLLEEAIFIAPAHPSWGGAALFDAKGALLGVGSLRLQMSRNGEVADINMVVPIDLLPPILDDLLTRGQVARPPRPWLGALSAESDGRVVVMSVTEGGPAAKAGLREGDVISDIRDGAVDGLADFYRKLWDSGSAGAEIPMRVLRDGRETWLRVKSADRDSFLKKPQLQ, from the coding sequence ATGCCCATCAATCCCAACAGACGCTCCGTCGTGGCGGTGCGCGCCACCATTCCAGACGATGCCTTCACTGCCGGGGCATTGGGCACGCTGCGCGAAGGCAGCGGCGTCGTTATCCGCGACAATGGGTTGGTGCTGACCATCGGCTATCTCATTACCGAGGCGGAAGAGGTGTGGCTTACGACCCATGACGGCCGCGTCGTGCCTGCGCATGCGCTGGCCTACGACCAGGAATCGGGCTTTGGCCTGGTTCAGGCGCTGGCGCCGCTTGGCCTGCCGGCGGTGGCGCTGGGCGACGCCGGCAGGGCCAGGATCGGGGATAGCGTGGTGCTCGCCGACGGCATCGGCCAGTCGGTTCAGGCCAGGATCGTCACCAAGCAGGAATTCGCCGGCTATTGGGAATATCTGCTCGAGGAAGCGATCTTCATCGCGCCGGCGCATCCTTCCTGGGGCGGCGCGGCGCTGTTCGATGCAAAGGGCGCGCTGCTCGGCGTCGGGTCGCTGCGCCTGCAGATGAGCCGCAACGGCGAGGTCGCCGATATCAACATGGTGGTGCCGATCGACCTGTTGCCGCCGATCCTCGACGATCTCCTGACGCGCGGCCAGGTGGCGCGGCCGCCACGGCCATGGCTCGGCGCCCTCTCGGCCGAAAGCGACGGCCGGGTGGTGGTGATGAGCGTGACCGAAGGCGGTCCGGCCGCCAAGGCGGGCCTGCGCGAGGGCGACGTCATCTCCGACATACGAGACGGCGCGGTCGACGGGCTGGCCGATTTCTATCGCAAGCTATGGGACAGCGGTTCGGCCGGCGCCGAGATCCCGATGCGGGTCCTGCGCGACGGCCGTGAAACCTGGCTGCGCGTCAAATCCGCCGATCGCGACAGTTTCCTGAAGAAGCCGCAGTTGCAGTGA
- a CDS encoding MBL fold metallo-hydrolase yields MFTMTRRTVLGTAAAAAAFGLAGKLEFIRPAFAQAPVEPTVGFYGYKVGDIEITAIYDGIWRKPHDPAFIKDVSVEDTKAALAKAGLTTDFMPIPLTVVVLKMGGKLIMMDAGSGVGQWQANATHLPANMAAAGIDYNAIDTVMISHFHPDHVWGLMEKGTNAPVFPNAELIVNATEYKWWTDPSRLAKLPEGRKPAGKRIAENFPKWKNWKLVEDGAEVTPGIQIIAAPGHTPGHSVYLANSGKEQIMISADTMYVPALLAPHPEWQGAYDQDGPTAIATRHKIIDRVISDNIRISGSHFPFPGTGTFVKDGKAYGFTPVQI; encoded by the coding sequence ATGTTCACCATGACACGCCGCACAGTGCTTGGCACCGCCGCCGCTGCTGCTGCCTTCGGCCTTGCCGGTAAGCTTGAATTCATCCGTCCGGCCTTCGCGCAAGCTCCGGTGGAGCCCACCGTCGGCTTCTACGGATACAAAGTCGGCGATATCGAGATCACCGCCATCTATGACGGCATCTGGCGCAAGCCGCACGACCCGGCCTTCATCAAGGATGTCTCGGTCGAGGACACCAAGGCAGCACTCGCCAAAGCGGGGCTGACCACCGACTTCATGCCCATCCCGCTCACTGTCGTCGTGCTCAAGATGGGCGGCAAGCTGATCATGATGGATGCCGGCTCGGGCGTCGGCCAGTGGCAGGCCAATGCCACGCATCTGCCGGCCAACATGGCCGCGGCCGGCATCGACTACAACGCGATCGACACCGTCATGATCTCGCATTTCCACCCCGATCATGTCTGGGGCCTGATGGAAAAGGGCACCAACGCGCCGGTGTTCCCCAATGCCGAGCTCATCGTCAACGCCACCGAATACAAGTGGTGGACCGACCCAAGCCGGCTGGCCAAGCTGCCCGAGGGCCGCAAGCCGGCGGGCAAGCGCATCGCCGAGAACTTTCCGAAATGGAAGAACTGGAAGCTGGTCGAGGACGGCGCCGAGGTCACGCCCGGCATCCAGATCATCGCCGCGCCCGGCCACACACCAGGCCATTCTGTCTACCTGGCCAACTCCGGCAAGGAGCAGATCATGATCTCGGCCGACACTATGTATGTGCCGGCGCTGCTGGCGCCGCATCCGGAGTGGCAGGGCGCTTACGACCAGGACGGACCGACGGCAATCGCCACGCGCCACAAGATCATCGACCGGGTGATATCGGACAATATCCGCATTTCCGGGTCGCACTTCCCGTTCCCGGGCACCGGCACCTTCGTCAAGGACGGCAAGGCATACGGATTTACCCCGGTCCAGATCTGA
- a CDS encoding ABC-F family ATP-binding cassette domain-containing protein, producing MIRLENIGKQNGRQLVFIEASAALQKGEKVGLVGPNGAGKTTLFRMITGQEQPDEGQVQVDRGVTIGYFSQDVGDMDGRSAVAEVMNGAGPVSEVAAEMAALEAAMADPDQADRMDEIIERYGEAQHRFEELDGYALDGRAREVLDGLGFSQEMMDGDVGKLSGGWKMRVALARILLMRPDAMLLDEPSNHLDLESLIWLEQFLKNYDGALLMTSHDREFMNRIVNKVVEIDGGSLTAYSGNYEFYQQQRAIADKQQQAQFERQQAMLAKEIAFIERFKARASHAAQVQSRVKKLDKIDRVEPPKRRQTVNFEFQPAPRCGEDVVTLKNVHKAYGSRSIYEGLDFQVRRRERWCIMGVNGAGKSTLLKLVAGASDPDQGSVARGPSVKMGYFAQHAMELLDGERTVFQTLEDNFPQAGQAPLRALAGCFGFSGDEIEKKCRVLSGGEKARLVMALMLFDPPNLLVLDEPTNHLDIVTKQMLIEALSQYEGTMLFVSHDRHFLAALSNRVLELTPDGIHTYGGGYTEYVERTGQEAPGLRG from the coding sequence ATGATCAGACTTGAAAACATCGGCAAGCAGAACGGCCGTCAGCTTGTCTTCATCGAGGCGTCGGCCGCCTTGCAGAAAGGCGAAAAGGTCGGGCTCGTCGGCCCCAACGGCGCCGGCAAGACAACACTGTTTCGCATGATCACCGGGCAGGAACAGCCCGACGAGGGCCAGGTGCAGGTCGATCGCGGCGTCACGATCGGCTATTTCAGCCAGGATGTCGGCGATATGGACGGCCGTAGCGCGGTGGCCGAAGTGATGAACGGCGCCGGGCCGGTGAGCGAAGTGGCGGCCGAGATGGCGGCGCTGGAGGCGGCTATGGCTGATCCCGACCAGGCGGACCGGATGGACGAGATCATCGAACGCTATGGCGAGGCGCAGCACCGCTTCGAGGAACTCGACGGCTATGCGCTCGACGGCCGGGCGCGGGAAGTGCTCGACGGTCTCGGTTTCTCGCAGGAGATGATGGATGGTGACGTCGGAAAACTCTCCGGCGGCTGGAAGATGCGCGTGGCGCTGGCACGCATTCTGCTGATGCGGCCCGACGCCATGCTGCTCGACGAGCCGAGCAACCATCTCGACCTGGAAAGCCTGATCTGGCTCGAGCAGTTCCTGAAGAATTATGACGGCGCGCTCCTGATGACCTCGCACGACCGCGAGTTCATGAACCGCATCGTCAACAAGGTGGTGGAGATCGACGGCGGGTCGCTTACCGCCTATTCCGGCAATTACGAATTCTACCAGCAGCAGCGCGCGATCGCGGACAAGCAGCAGCAGGCGCAGTTCGAGCGCCAGCAGGCGATGCTGGCCAAGGAGATCGCCTTTATCGAACGGTTCAAGGCGCGCGCGTCGCATGCGGCCCAGGTGCAGAGCCGGGTGAAGAAGCTCGACAAGATCGATCGCGTCGAGCCGCCGAAGCGCCGCCAGACGGTGAATTTCGAGTTCCAGCCGGCGCCGCGCTGCGGCGAGGACGTCGTGACGTTGAAGAACGTCCACAAGGCCTATGGCAGCCGTTCGATCTATGAAGGGCTCGACTTCCAGGTGCGCCGGCGCGAGCGCTGGTGCATCATGGGCGTCAATGGCGCGGGCAAGTCGACGTTGTTGAAGTTGGTGGCCGGCGCGTCCGATCCCGACCAGGGTTCGGTGGCGCGCGGGCCTAGCGTGAAAATGGGCTATTTCGCCCAGCATGCCATGGAGCTGCTCGACGGCGAGCGCACCGTGTTCCAGACGCTGGAGGACAATTTTCCGCAGGCCGGCCAGGCGCCGCTTCGGGCGCTTGCCGGCTGCTTCGGTTTTTCCGGCGACGAGATCGAGAAGAAGTGCCGGGTGCTTTCGGGCGGCGAAAAGGCGCGGCTGGTGATGGCGCTGATGCTGTTCGACCCGCCCAACCTCCTGGTGCTGGACGAGCCGACCAACCATCTCGACATCGTCACCAAGCAGATGCTGATCGAGGCGCTGTCGCAGTATGAGGGCACCATGTTGTTCGTCTCGCACGACCGCCATTTCCTCGCGGCGCTGTCCAATCGCGTGCTGGAACTGACGCCGGATGGCATCCACACCTATGGCGGCGGCTACACCGAATATGTCGAGCGCACCGGGCAGGAGGCACCGGGGCTGAGGGGATAA
- a CDS encoding KamA family radical SAM protein — translation MITQLHDATTAEVEPVSDADAAWQDDIRAGVRHVRDLAVLPLSPGERAAAQEAVSRHKVRIPKSYLDLIDWEDPADPIRAQVIPSPDELVTGEGELDDPIGDHAFSPVPRLTHRHADRVLLFPTYQCAVYCRFCFRKESLTSIGRGYTREALEPALAYIASHPEIREVILTGGDPLSLPDKALSEIRARIEAIAHVRLMRIHTRVPVALPSRITPGLVAALQGRLMITVVTHFNHPREITDATEAACRGLRQAGFVLLNQSVLLKGVNDTVEVQEELCRELMYRLGVKPYYLHHGDLARGMAHRRTTIAEGQALVAALRARLSGICNPVYVLDLPDGGGKVPIGPGYVEDRDGGNWRIRGQDGKVREYTEVVSQL, via the coding sequence ATGATCACACAGCTCCACGATGCGACGACGGCCGAAGTTGAGCCCGTTTCCGATGCCGACGCCGCCTGGCAGGACGACATCCGCGCCGGCGTGCGCCATGTGCGCGATCTGGCCGTGCTGCCACTGTCGCCGGGCGAACGCGCGGCGGCCCAGGAAGCAGTCTCCCGCCACAAGGTGCGCATCCCCAAATCCTATCTCGACCTGATCGACTGGGAAGACCCCGCCGATCCTATCCGGGCGCAAGTCATCCCGTCTCCCGACGAGCTGGTGACCGGCGAAGGCGAGCTCGACGACCCGATCGGCGACCACGCCTTCAGTCCGGTGCCCAGGCTGACGCATCGCCATGCCGACCGGGTGCTGCTGTTTCCCACCTATCAATGCGCGGTCTATTGCCGCTTCTGCTTCCGCAAGGAGTCCCTGACCTCGATCGGACGCGGCTATACGCGCGAAGCCCTGGAGCCGGCGCTCGCCTATATCGCTTCCCACCCCGAGATCCGCGAGGTGATCCTGACTGGCGGCGACCCGCTCTCGCTGCCCGACAAGGCGCTCAGCGAAATCCGCGCCCGCATCGAGGCGATCGCGCATGTGCGGCTGATGCGCATCCACACCCGCGTACCGGTCGCGCTGCCTTCACGCATCACGCCAGGGCTGGTCGCTGCCTTGCAAGGCCGGCTGATGATCACGGTCGTCACTCATTTCAACCATCCGCGCGAGATCACCGATGCGACCGAGGCGGCCTGCCGTGGCTTGCGGCAGGCGGGTTTCGTGCTGCTCAACCAGAGCGTCCTGCTCAAGGGCGTCAACGACACTGTCGAGGTGCAGGAAGAACTCTGCCGCGAGCTGATGTACCGCCTGGGGGTAAAGCCCTATTACCTCCACCATGGCGACCTCGCGCGCGGCATGGCGCACCGCCGCACCACGATCGCCGAAGGCCAGGCGCTGGTGGCCGCGCTGCGCGCGCGCCTGTCCGGCATCTGCAATCCGGTCTACGTGCTCGACCTGCCCGACGGTGGCGGCAAGGTGCCGATCGGGCCGGGTTACGTGGAAGACCGCGACGGCGGCAACTGGCGCATTCGTGGGCAGGATGGAAAGGTGAGGGAATACACCGAAGTGGTGAGCCAGCTCTGA
- a CDS encoding DoxX family protein: protein MTLTERSAKLQGLAAKYHLGDVGLLAGRLLLSLIFLHEGATLAAHFNAAAKAMAALGVNLPLFVATVALQLGAGLSLASGLLTRLGAIALGLFCLATAMLFHTNFGSQNELLHFEKDLAISGGMFVLAVAGAGRVSLDRLLALHLRQRQRGEDMPAALPTAETQLPVDVKQLV, encoded by the coding sequence ATGACATTGACCGAACGCTCCGCGAAGCTGCAGGGTCTTGCCGCTAAATACCACCTCGGGGACGTGGGCCTGCTTGCCGGCCGCCTGCTTCTGTCTCTCATCTTTTTGCATGAGGGCGCCACGCTGGCCGCCCATTTCAATGCCGCCGCCAAAGCCATGGCAGCGCTTGGTGTCAACCTGCCGCTGTTTGTCGCCACCGTAGCGTTGCAACTGGGGGCAGGGCTCTCCCTCGCGTCAGGCCTGCTGACGCGGCTTGGCGCCATCGCGCTCGGCCTGTTCTGTTTGGCAACGGCCATGCTGTTCCACACCAATTTCGGCAGCCAGAACGAACTGCTGCATTTCGAAAAGGACCTGGCGATATCGGGCGGCATGTTCGTGCTGGCCGTTGCCGGGGCCGGCAGGGTCTCGCTGGACCGGCTGTTGGCGCTCCATCTGCGGCAGCGCCAGCGCGGCGAGGACATGCCGGCCGCGTTGCCCACAGCGGAGACCCAATTGCCAGTGGACGTGAAGCAGCTGGTTTGA
- a CDS encoding SDR family oxidoreductase, whose protein sequence is MATVHPFLWFNLNAEEARDFYLSVFKNGRALEAIEFTDFVGGTNKTVPHAIFDFELEGQRFTALNAGSMPPFNERISLYIETKDQAETDYYWNALTAGGGAEKPCGWLRDKFGVYWQVIPEAALRLMNDPDRDKAGRARQAMYKMSKIIVGPRRQGVIQQSILKTEVPMASLKGKRIIVVGGSSGIGLGVAAAALERGAELVIVGRSGEKLKAAERTLGPGGRVRSLSADMTKEADIARMFDETGAFDHLVSTAGTPPPNDPIGQTDMDYVRRFVDNKLIGAVMLAKHGVRTLKAGGSMTFTSGINKDRPPVPGGSVVSAIAGSFSYFARALALELAPTRVNIVSPGWVDTPMWDELVGEAKSGFFAGIAARLPARKVATPADVAPAYLYLMESEFTTGETIRIDGGQNLI, encoded by the coding sequence ATGGCTACCGTTCACCCCTTCCTCTGGTTCAATCTCAACGCCGAAGAGGCGCGCGACTTCTATCTGTCTGTGTTCAAGAATGGCCGGGCGCTTGAGGCGATCGAATTCACCGATTTCGTCGGCGGCACGAATAAAACGGTGCCGCACGCGATCTTCGACTTCGAGCTCGAGGGCCAGCGCTTCACCGCGCTCAATGCCGGCTCGATGCCGCCGTTCAATGAGCGGATCTCGCTCTACATCGAGACCAAGGACCAGGCCGAGACAGATTATTACTGGAACGCGCTGACGGCGGGCGGCGGCGCTGAAAAGCCTTGCGGCTGGCTGAGGGACAAATTCGGCGTCTACTGGCAGGTGATCCCCGAAGCGGCGCTGCGCCTGATGAACGACCCGGACCGCGACAAGGCGGGGCGGGCGCGGCAGGCGATGTACAAGATGAGCAAGATCATTGTCGGCCCACGCCGGCAAGGCGTAATCCAGCAGTCCATCCTGAAGACGGAGGTTCCCATGGCATCGCTCAAGGGCAAGAGAATTATTGTCGTCGGAGGCAGTTCCGGCATAGGGCTCGGCGTAGCGGCAGCCGCGCTGGAGCGCGGCGCGGAGCTGGTGATCGTCGGCCGCTCGGGCGAAAAGCTCAAGGCCGCGGAACGGACGCTCGGCCCAGGCGGTCGCGTGCGAAGCCTTTCGGCTGATATGACGAAGGAAGCGGACATTGCCCGGATGTTCGACGAAACCGGTGCCTTCGACCACCTCGTCTCGACGGCCGGCACGCCGCCGCCCAACGACCCGATCGGCCAGACCGACATGGACTACGTGCGGCGCTTCGTCGACAACAAGCTGATCGGCGCCGTGATGCTCGCCAAACATGGCGTGCGCACGCTGAAAGCCGGAGGGTCGATGACCTTTACATCAGGCATCAACAAGGACCGCCCGCCGGTTCCCGGAGGCTCGGTTGTTTCCGCGATCGCCGGTTCATTCAGCTATTTCGCCCGGGCGCTGGCGCTGGAGCTGGCCCCGACGCGCGTCAATATCGTGTCGCCGGGATGGGTCGACACGCCGATGTGGGACGAACTCGTCGGTGAGGCCAAATCCGGTTTTTTCGCCGGCATAGCCGCCCGCCTGCCCGCGAGAAAGGTCGCTACGCCCGCCGACGTCGCCCCTGCCTATCTCTACCTCATGGAAAGCGAATTCACGACCGGCGAGACGATCCGCATCGATGGCGGACAGAACCTGATCTAG
- a CDS encoding tetratricopeptide repeat protein, with protein sequence MKRSLLSRNALSGRHALFGLLGAIAVLTVLPVATIMPAHAVDDIEGADAPDLTAIKAKIDAKDYSGALAELRDLAQDTQQADVYNLLGFTLRKTGDYKTALTYYTKALELKPDHRAAREYLGELYVETGDMDKAKEQLASLQQLCPAGCDELSDLRQAIDTKVTK encoded by the coding sequence ATGAAACGATCCCTTTTGAGCAGAAATGCCCTGTCGGGCAGACATGCCCTGTTCGGCCTGCTCGGCGCCATTGCCGTGCTGACCGTGCTTCCCGTTGCGACAATCATGCCGGCCCATGCGGTCGACGACATCGAAGGCGCCGACGCGCCGGATCTCACCGCCATCAAGGCCAAGATCGATGCCAAGGACTATTCCGGCGCATTGGCCGAGCTGCGCGATCTGGCGCAGGACACGCAGCAGGCGGACGTCTACAACCTGCTCGGCTTCACCCTGCGCAAGACCGGCGACTACAAGACCGCGCTCACCTACTACACCAAGGCGCTGGAGCTGAAGCCCGACCACAGAGCCGCCCGCGAATATCTGGGCGAGCTCTATGTCGAGACCGGCGACATGGACAAGGCCAAGGAGCAGCTGGCCTCCCTGCAGCAGCTGTGCCCGGCCGGGTGCGACGAGCTTTCCGACCTGCGGCAGGCCATCGACACCAAGGTGACGAAGTAG
- a CDS encoding helix-turn-helix transcriptional regulator: MSQRQFVDTGVQRCVLDTAGLAPRQALALWQENIGLLYDVRLRNAGDDRFHFHADAFHFGEIVLTSYRCIAQSFDRSRARIGRDGLDHITVQVCLRGSHGRRDGASDEKASSGDLIVADLAQAQSTGTSDFDSLNLTMPRRLLAPFLKAPDEHNMRVISGNAPLAALLGGHLVGLYGAAPAMSRQDAEAVIGPTLELAAAAVNARLSAETAGRGLGLSPRYIRRLFAEEGQGFSDYVMQRRLERVHRQLASPLFSARPIADLAFEAGLVEPSTFYRQFRSRYGMTPSEVRAGRAP, translated from the coding sequence GTGTCCCAACGGCAATTCGTCGACACCGGGGTTCAGCGCTGCGTGCTGGACACGGCAGGCCTGGCGCCTCGGCAAGCCCTTGCGTTGTGGCAGGAGAATATCGGCCTGCTCTACGACGTTCGCCTGCGCAATGCCGGCGATGACCGGTTTCATTTCCACGCCGATGCCTTTCACTTCGGCGAGATCGTTCTCACCTCGTATAGGTGCATCGCGCAAAGCTTCGACCGCTCGCGCGCCCGGATCGGCCGCGACGGCCTCGATCACATCACTGTGCAGGTCTGCCTGCGCGGAAGCCATGGACGGCGCGATGGCGCATCGGATGAAAAGGCCTCGTCGGGGGACCTGATCGTGGCCGACCTGGCACAGGCCCAGTCGACGGGCACGTCCGATTTCGACAGCCTCAACCTGACCATGCCGCGCCGCCTGCTGGCGCCATTCCTAAAGGCGCCGGACGAGCACAATATGCGCGTCATTTCCGGCAACGCGCCGTTGGCGGCGCTGTTGGGTGGGCATCTTGTGGGCCTCTACGGGGCCGCGCCCGCAATGAGCCGTCAGGACGCCGAGGCGGTGATCGGGCCGACGCTGGAACTCGCCGCCGCAGCCGTGAATGCGCGCCTCTCGGCAGAGACGGCGGGCCGGGGGCTGGGGCTCAGCCCGCGCTACATCAGGCGCCTTTTCGCCGAAGAGGGGCAGGGGTTTTCCGACTATGTCATGCAAAGACGGCTGGAGCGGGTCCACCGGCAGCTCGCCAGCCCGCTTTTTTCAGCAAGGCCGATCGCCGACCTCGCTTTCGAGGCGGGGCTGGTCGAACCCTCGACCTTCTACCGGCAGTTCCGGTCCCGCTATGGCATGACCCCATCGGAGGTGCGCGCCGGCCGCGCGCCGTAA
- the yghU gene encoding glutathione-dependent disulfide-bond oxidoreductase, which yields MTEYTPPKVWTWNKPSGGAFASINRPIAGPTHDKVLPVGKHPLQLYSLATPNGVKVTIMLEELLALGHKGAEYDAWLIRINDGDQFGSGFVEVNPNSKIPALMDRSGATPIRVFESGSILTYLAEKFGEFLPTDQPARAETLSWLFWQMGSAPYLGGGFGHFYAYAPTKIEYAIDRFAMETKRQLDVLDRRLAETEYLSGAGYSIADMAVWPWYGGLALGRMYNDSGEFLSVQDYKNVQRWAKAIDERPAVKRGRMVNRAFGEPAMQLHERHDASDFDTNTQDKLAAE from the coding sequence ATGACCGAATACACTCCGCCGAAAGTATGGACCTGGAACAAGCCGAGCGGCGGCGCCTTCGCCAGCATCAACCGCCCGATCGCCGGCCCGACGCATGACAAGGTGCTGCCGGTGGGCAAGCACCCGTTGCAGCTCTATTCGCTGGCGACGCCGAACGGCGTCAAGGTGACGATCATGCTGGAGGAACTGCTGGCGCTTGGCCACAAGGGCGCCGAATACGACGCCTGGCTGATCAGGATCAACGATGGCGACCAGTTCGGCAGCGGCTTCGTCGAGGTCAATCCGAACTCCAAGATCCCCGCACTGATGGACCGCAGCGGCGCCACGCCCATCCGCGTCTTCGAGTCGGGTTCGATCCTCACCTATCTCGCCGAAAAGTTCGGCGAGTTCCTGCCGACCGACCAGCCGGCGCGCGCCGAGACCCTGTCCTGGCTGTTCTGGCAGATGGGCTCTGCCCCTTATCTCGGCGGCGGCTTCGGTCATTTCTATGCGTACGCGCCGACCAAGATCGAATACGCCATCGACCGCTTTGCCATGGAAACCAAGCGCCAGCTCGACGTGCTCGACCGCCGCCTGGCCGAGACCGAATATCTTTCCGGCGCCGGCTACTCGATCGCCGACATGGCGGTCTGGCCCTGGTATGGCGGACTGGCGCTCGGCCGCATGTATAATGATTCCGGCGAGTTCCTTTCGGTGCAGGACTATAAAAACGTGCAGCGCTGGGCGAAGGCGATCGACGAGCGCCCCGCGGTCAAGCGCGGACGCATGGTCAACCGCGCCTTCGGCGAACCCGCGATGCAGCTGCACGAACGCCACGACGCCAGCGATTTCGACACGAACACGCAGGACAAGCTCGCGGCTGAGTGA
- the gcvA gene encoding transcriptional regulator GcvA translates to MIRRLPPLNALPAFEAAARHLNFSRAADELNVTHGAVSRAIKHLEEQLGVLLFERATRSVRLTAVGEPYARAVHEMLDQLAAATQSATAAHSGSTLNVSTSDGFAGKWLVPRLYRFHRAHGDIDVRISTTGRLTNFLGDGIDVAIRYGAGNYPGLTSEFLTGEEVFPVCSPRLMQGAWPLEKPDDLRHHTLIHDGFPIGWAAWLSSAGVEGVDPRSGITFDSATFAVESAVQGEGVVLGRTMLVAADLATGRLVRPFGHALKSVSSFYLVYPPDAVRRRKVKAFRDWLFSEMTA, encoded by the coding sequence ATGATCCGCAGACTTCCCCCACTCAACGCGCTGCCGGCCTTCGAGGCCGCCGCGCGGCATTTGAATTTCTCCAGGGCAGCCGACGAGCTCAACGTCACGCACGGCGCCGTCAGCCGGGCGATCAAGCACCTTGAGGAACAGCTCGGCGTGCTTCTGTTCGAGCGCGCGACGCGCTCGGTGCGCCTCACCGCCGTGGGCGAGCCCTATGCGAGGGCGGTCCACGAGATGCTCGACCAGCTTGCGGCCGCCACCCAATCGGCGACGGCCGCCCATTCGGGCTCGACATTGAACGTCTCCACCTCCGACGGCTTCGCGGGAAAATGGCTGGTGCCGCGGCTCTATCGCTTTCATCGCGCGCATGGCGACATCGACGTCAGGATTTCGACGACGGGCAGGTTGACCAATTTCCTTGGCGACGGCATCGACGTCGCCATCCGCTATGGCGCCGGAAACTATCCGGGTCTCACATCGGAATTCCTCACTGGCGAGGAGGTGTTTCCAGTGTGTAGCCCGAGGCTCATGCAGGGCGCCTGGCCGCTGGAGAAGCCCGACGATCTCAGGCACCACACGCTGATCCATGATGGTTTCCCGATCGGCTGGGCGGCCTGGCTGTCCAGCGCGGGAGTGGAAGGCGTGGATCCGCGGAGCGGGATTACCTTCGATTCCGCCACTTTCGCCGTCGAATCGGCCGTGCAAGGTGAAGGCGTGGTACTTGGCCGGACCATGCTCGTGGCGGCCGACCTCGCCACCGGAAGGCTTGTCCGCCCTTTCGGCCACGCGCTGAAATCGGTTTCCAGCTTCTACCTGGTCTACCCTCCGGACGCGGTCCGACGGCGCAAGGTGAAGGCTTTTCGCGATTGGCTCTTTTCGGAAATGACGGCGTAG
- a CDS encoding imm11 family protein, protein MTTIYEFAVVEGQEWVLPVDEAYYEVFFSLDGTTLENWDPPVMRRASEGDPLYSDFPWLGEHAPLLRKPAVDALKAYLLPYGQLIPLCGEEVWLFNATTVIDALDEERSGIVYFDDGAILAIERYEFDADKIGTAEIFKLPMRASPVFVNDTFVNRVRDAGLRTVSFKPRWRRIEA, encoded by the coding sequence ATGACGACCATTTACGAATTCGCGGTTGTCGAGGGCCAGGAATGGGTGCTTCCGGTCGACGAGGCCTACTACGAGGTCTTCTTCTCCCTTGACGGAACAACCCTCGAGAACTGGGACCCACCGGTCATGCGCCGCGCGTCGGAGGGCGACCCCCTCTATTCGGACTTCCCTTGGCTTGGCGAGCATGCGCCGCTTTTGCGCAAGCCTGCCGTCGACGCGCTGAAGGCATATCTGCTGCCCTATGGCCAGCTGATCCCGTTGTGCGGGGAAGAGGTCTGGCTTTTCAACGCGACCACCGTGATCGATGCGCTGGACGAGGAGCGGTCTGGAATCGTCTATTTTGATGACGGCGCCATTCTCGCGATCGAGCGATACGAATTCGATGCGGACAAGATCGGCACCGCCGAAATTTTCAAGCTGCCGATGCGCGCGTCCCCGGTGTTCGTCAACGACACATTCGTCAATCGCGTGCGCGACGCCGGACTGCGGACGGTATCGTTCAAACCCAGGTGGCGCCGCATCGAAGCGTGA
- a CDS encoding DUF680 domain-containing protein, giving the protein MTKLALSVAAMMLASSAAFAGSDHGANNANQPVAPVDTNATGSIAYTARPNGADTKIKTGPSQGSVQDIITRHNNDSLWGR; this is encoded by the coding sequence ATGACCAAGCTCGCTCTCAGCGTGGCTGCCATGATGCTTGCCTCGAGCGCTGCCTTCGCCGGCAGCGATCATGGCGCCAATAACGCCAACCAGCCGGTCGCTCCGGTCGACACCAATGCCACCGGCTCGATCGCCTACACCGCACGCCCCAATGGCGCCGACACCAAGATAAAGACGGGGCCGAGCCAGGGGTCGGTGCAGGACATCATCACCAGACACAACAACGACAGCCTCTGGGGTCGCTGA